A stretch of DNA from Synechococcus sp. JA-3-3Ab:
AGGAGAGTTGAAAGAGGGGATCCATGCCGAGAGCGAAAAAAGTTGCCGAACCTCACCCAGAGCCTGAGCCCGTCTGTGGGGGCGGGGATCCCAGGCCTGGCGGGGGGATCACTCTATCTGCCCAGCAGCTCTCCACCTTGCTCCACGAGATGCGCAATCCTCTAACCGCCCTGAGCACGCTGGCCAAGTTGTTGCAAAAGCGTCTGCCCCCCGACGATCGCAACCACTGGATTGGCCTGAGCATTGAACAGGAGTGCAAGCATCTGCAGGATCTGCTGGCGGAGCTGGAGCGCTTGGACGGGATCCCGGCTCCTCTCCAACTTCGGCCCCTCTCCTTGGCCGACCTGCTGCGGGAGTGGAGCCCTATTTATCAGGCCCTGGCGGAAGCGCAGGGACATCGCTTTCAGGCCGTTCTTCCCCCTTTCCTGCCGCCGGTACTGGCAGATCCCCGCGCCCTGCGCCAGGTGTTGGATAACTTAATCGACAACGCCTGCAAGTACACCCCGCCCCCCGGCGATATCCAGCTCAGGGTAGAGGTCAAGCCCGCCGAGGAAGCGAGAGGCTCAAGCGCCTCCTCTTGCCAGGAGGTGTGGATCGCCGTCTGCGACAACGGCCCCGGCATCCATCCTGAGAACCTGGAGCGGATCTTCGATCCGTTTTTTCGCGCCGATCCCTCCAAGCCGGGGCAGGGGCTGGGGTTGGCCATCAGCCGCGACTTGGCCGCCCAAATGGGAGGAGATCTCGAGGTGGAAAGCTCCCCCCAGGGCTCCTGCTTCCGCCTCAGATTGCTCACGGCCCAGTAGGGCTTAAATGGAGCAGGTATGTCTCTTCCAGCCAAAATCTTGAAAGCTATCCAGGAGCTGCACAATGGCCCCCTTCGCTCAAGCCAAATCCGAACCTGCCTCGGCACGGGCCCGCATCTTGTTGGTGGATGACGAGCCAGGCTTGCGGGAAGCAGTGCAAGCCTATCTAGAAGACAGCGGCTTTGAGGTGATCCCGGCTGCCAATGCCCAGCAAGCCCTGCAACTGCTCAGCACGACGCAGCCACAGTTGATTATTTCCGACATCATGATGCCGGGCATGGACGGCTACCAATTTTTGGCGCAAGTGCGAAAACTCGATCCCTACAGCCACCTGCCCGTGGTCTTCCTCACCGCCAAGGGGATGACCGCCGACCGCATCCAGGGCTACCGGGCCGGCGTCGATGCCTACTTGCCCAAGCCATTCGACCCGGAGGAGCTGGTGGCCATTGTCTCCAATCTCATCGAGCGCTCCCGCGCGGCCAGCCCCTCGGAGGTAGTGGCCCGCGAGCTGGCCTCGATTCGCGCCCTGCTATCGGAGCGAACTCTCCCCCCGACCATTCCCTCTCAGCCCCCCACCCCAACTCCTTTACCCCCACCGATTAAGGTGGAGCTGACACCACGGGAACAGCAGGTGTTGGAGAAGGTAGCAGAGGGTCTGATGAACAAAGAAATTGCCAAACAACT
This window harbors:
- a CDS encoding sensor histidine kinase; the protein is MPRAKKVAEPHPEPEPVCGGGDPRPGGGITLSAQQLSTLLHEMRNPLTALSTLAKLLQKRLPPDDRNHWIGLSIEQECKHLQDLLAELERLDGIPAPLQLRPLSLADLLREWSPIYQALAEAQGHRFQAVLPPFLPPVLADPRALRQVLDNLIDNACKYTPPPGDIQLRVEVKPAEEARGSSASSCQEVWIAVCDNGPGIHPENLERIFDPFFRADPSKPGQGLGLAISRDLAAQMGGDLEVESSPQGSCFRLRLLTAQ
- a CDS encoding response regulator transcription factor, whose product is MAPFAQAKSEPASARARILLVDDEPGLREAVQAYLEDSGFEVIPAANAQQALQLLSTTQPQLIISDIMMPGMDGYQFLAQVRKLDPYSHLPVVFLTAKGMTADRIQGYRAGVDAYLPKPFDPEELVAIVSNLIERSRAASPSEVVARELASIRALLSERTLPPTIPSQPPTPTPLPPPIKVELTPREQQVLEKVAEGLMNKEIAKQLQTSVRNVEKYVTRLLNKTGTSSRTELVRYALTYGLIRL